A region of Myxococcus stipitatus DSM 14675 DNA encodes the following proteins:
- a CDS encoding IS5 family transposase (programmed frameshift), with amino-acid sequence MKKDDGWRVPDELWRRIEPLLPARPEHPLGCHNPRVPDRKALDGILLVLRTGMQWGALKATGLCHPSSAYRRFREWLSAGVFREFWRQGLMAYDGLARIDWRWLALDGTQGKAPLGGEETGPNPTDRAKGGTKRSLLTDSRGVPLGLVVAGANTNDFKLARSTLESIPVRRPLPSRRHRQTLCVDLGYAFRPIRELAKEYGLTLRTPRRRSQPNPKRARHRRPSPRWVVERTHSWLNRFRRLLVRWEKREDTYVAMLHFVLGIITWFHSLLPK; translated from the exons GTGAAGAAGGACGACGGATGGCGGGTGCCAGACGAGTTGTGGCGACGCATCGAGCCCTTGCTCCCGGCTCGGCCGGAGCACCCACTGGGGTGTCACAATCCGCGAGTGCCGGACCGAAAGGCCCTGGATGGGATTCTCTTGGTGCTGCGCACGGGGATGCAGTGGGGCGCGCTGAAGGCCACTGGCTTGTGCCATCCGTCCTCCGCCTACAGGCGCTTCCGGGAGTGGTTGTCCGCAGGCGTCTTCCGCGAGTTCTGGCGTCAAGGATTGATGGCCTACGACGGCTTGGCGCGGATTGATTGGCGATGGCTCGCGTTGGATGGCACCCAGGGCAAGGCGCCGCTGGGT GGGGAAGAAACCGGCCCCAACCCTACGGACCGAGCGAAGGGCGGCACCAAGAGAAGCCTGCTGACGGACTCGCGCGGCGTCCCCCTCGGCCTCGTGGTCGCTGGCGCCAACACGAACGACTTCAAGCTGGCTCGCTCCACGCTTGAATCGATTCCAGTCCGACGTCCCCTTCCGAGCCGGCGCCATCGTCAGACGCTGTGCGTCGACCTGGGGTACGCCTTCAGGCCCATCCGTGAGTTGGCCAAGGAATATGGCTTAACACTCCGGACGCCAAGACGACGCTCCCAGCCGAACCCCAAGCGTGCACGGCATCGCCGCCCTTCGCCACGATGGGTCGTTGAGAGGACCCACTCCTGGCTCAACCGCTTCCGACGACTGCTGGTGCGCTGGGAGAAGCGAGAGGACACCTACGTCGCGATGCTCCACTTCGTGCTGGGCATCATCACCTGGTTCCACTCGCTCCTACCGAAATAG
- a CDS encoding tyrosine-type recombinase/integrase codes for MLVTALHTGMRRGELIALQWDSMYLVSGRIIVKRNVWRGTFGSPKGGRPREVPLNDVVLNVLKAHRHLRGPFVFSDATGAYLKNDTCRNAILRTFKRAGLRPIGWHVLRHSFASHLAMGGVPLKAIQELLGHASIELTMRYAHLSPDVKKDAVRILEQHGRGTLRAHG; via the coding sequence ATGCTTGTGACAGCACTCCACACAGGCATGCGGCGCGGAGAACTCATTGCGCTTCAATGGGACTCCATGTACCTCGTCTCAGGCCGGATCATAGTGAAGCGCAACGTCTGGCGAGGAACCTTTGGCAGCCCAAAGGGGGGACGCCCAAGGGAAGTGCCTCTCAATGACGTTGTCCTCAATGTCCTCAAGGCGCATCGGCATCTTCGTGGACCGTTCGTCTTCAGTGACGCGACGGGGGCTTATCTCAAGAACGACACGTGCAGGAACGCCATACTCCGGACCTTCAAGAGAGCAGGACTCCGGCCTATCGGGTGGCACGTTCTGAGGCACTCTTTCGCTAGCCATCTGGCCATGGGCGGCGTGCCGCTCAAAGCCATCCAGGAGCTGCTGGGTCATGCATCCATTGAGCTGACCATGCGCTACGCCCATCTCAGTCCCGACGTGAAGAAGGACGCGGTGCGCATCCTGGAACAGCACGGAAGGGGCACACTGAGGGCACATGGATAG
- a CDS encoding ABC1 kinase family protein, protein MRVSRLKLLDPDLVPTPLRERLPHSVEIAELTLNMERRRRVVLKSLMSMWGKLSNPVLTSPAERGAIVRNTLDALGGVFIKLGQLLALRNDLFPTEFCLALSDLHDRATAFPPGVARRYLEEAFGRPLESVFSEFSPVPVAAASIGQCHIARLRQGGHLVAVKLQRPDAPSMFWRDLDLFQSLLGPLSLLPSSELFNWEDALWELQDIVKEELDYRYEAAALATFRKKLRKHENIYVPQVFTEWCRPNVIVLEYIPGVFMSELLHVKETDPEKVLRWQRDNNVDLEVVGRTLLQSLYRQMFEEHLFHGDLHPGNIVLLKDSQVCLIDFGSVGRLDIDFLDSFHGYMKALAERDFETAILNMLSTSANLPNVGIDSIQAELLNAFRTWHRKTLVPDLPHHEKSVQALGDYMQPVLHRYRMSMNWSFLRMNRAFGTLDIAIQKLLPTLDHPSEMKRYQKGARKRARKKAWNVRPSVLAMIHSGAILRHREEASLALTHASSLRRVEQLGRLRFKSSLTKGEFLILSTMRAVQVGAVVLGLVLLAFWLAWQGPLPLDLLTGASESPAGSQWGLPRFAWWEGLLLLALCGKAFLSANRVVTRLHETVT, encoded by the coding sequence ATGCGCGTGTCACGGCTCAAGCTGCTCGACCCGGACCTCGTCCCCACGCCCCTTCGTGAGCGGCTGCCCCACTCCGTCGAAATCGCCGAGCTGACGCTCAACATGGAGCGCCGCCGCCGCGTGGTCCTCAAGTCCCTCATGTCCATGTGGGGCAAGCTCTCCAACCCCGTCCTCACCTCCCCCGCGGAGCGAGGCGCCATCGTCCGCAACACCCTGGACGCCCTGGGCGGCGTCTTCATCAAGCTCGGCCAGCTCCTCGCGCTGCGCAATGACCTGTTCCCCACCGAGTTCTGCCTCGCCCTCTCGGACCTGCATGACCGCGCCACCGCCTTCCCCCCCGGCGTCGCCCGGCGCTACCTGGAGGAGGCCTTCGGCCGGCCCCTCGAGTCCGTCTTCTCCGAGTTCTCCCCCGTCCCCGTCGCCGCGGCCTCCATCGGCCAGTGCCACATCGCCCGGCTGCGCCAGGGAGGACACCTGGTCGCCGTCAAGCTCCAGCGCCCCGATGCCCCCTCCATGTTCTGGCGCGACCTGGACCTCTTCCAATCACTGCTCGGCCCCTTGAGCCTCCTGCCCTCCTCCGAGCTGTTCAACTGGGAGGACGCCCTGTGGGAGCTCCAGGACATCGTGAAGGAGGAGCTCGACTACCGCTACGAGGCCGCCGCGCTCGCCACCTTCCGCAAGAAGCTGCGCAAACACGAGAACATCTACGTCCCCCAGGTCTTCACCGAGTGGTGCCGCCCCAACGTCATCGTCCTGGAATACATCCCCGGCGTCTTCATGAGCGAGCTGCTCCACGTCAAGGAGACAGACCCGGAGAAGGTCCTGCGCTGGCAGCGCGACAACAACGTCGACCTGGAGGTGGTCGGCCGCACCCTGCTCCAATCCCTCTACCGACAGATGTTCGAGGAGCACCTCTTCCACGGGGACCTCCACCCCGGGAACATCGTCCTGCTCAAAGACAGCCAGGTGTGTCTGATTGACTTCGGCTCCGTCGGCCGCCTCGACATCGACTTCCTCGACTCGTTCCACGGCTACATGAAGGCGCTCGCCGAGCGCGACTTCGAGACCGCCATCCTCAACATGCTCTCCACGTCGGCGAACCTGCCCAACGTGGGCATCGACTCGATTCAAGCCGAGCTCCTCAACGCCTTCCGCACCTGGCACCGCAAGACGCTCGTCCCCGACCTCCCCCATCACGAGAAGTCCGTCCAGGCGCTCGGCGACTACATGCAGCCCGTGCTCCACCGCTACCGCATGAGCATGAACTGGTCCTTCCTCCGGATGAACCGCGCCTTCGGCACCCTGGACATCGCCATCCAGAAGCTCCTGCCCACGCTCGACCACCCGTCCGAGATGAAGCGCTACCAGAAGGGGGCCCGGAAGCGCGCGCGCAAGAAGGCCTGGAACGTCCGGCCCTCCGTGCTCGCCATGATTCACAGCGGCGCCATCCTCCGGCACCGAGAGGAGGCGAGCCTGGCCCTCACCCACGCATCCAGCCTGCGCCGCGTGGAGCAGTTGGGGCGGCTTCGCTTCAAGTCCTCCCTCACCAAGGGGGAGTTCCTCATCCTGTCCACCATGCGGGCGGTCCAGGTGGGCGCGGTGGTGCTCGGACTGGTGCTCCTGGCCTTCTGGCTGGCCTGGCAGGGCCCGCTGCCCCTGGACCTCCTCACGGGGGCCTCCGAGTCGCCCGCGGGCTCGCAGTGGGGCCTCCCGCGCTTCGCCTGGTGGGAGGGGCTGCTGCTCCTCGCCCTCTGCGGCAAGGCCTTCCTGAGTGCCAACCGGGTCGTCACCCGGCTCCACGAAACCGTCACCTGA
- a CDS encoding acyltransferase domain-containing protein codes for MRIDSGEIVFLFGGQGSQLYRMGEELYRQNPVFHHWMERGDAVIRRITGRSFLHELYEAPHRISEDFDDLELTHPAIFVYEYALAASLIDAGIRPSAVLGASLGEVAACAIAGACTFDDVLPALGQQALALQRGCRAGGMMALMADPATFNESPVLPRRSALAGILGPTHYVIAVPDMWMEDVEAHLRARKFLYSLLPVRQPFHSPWVEPLPAGASAALLQVPFSPPRIKVFSSRTAGQVLAPDASHLLRAALDPMRFRDAILEVETLGPSRYVDVTPSGTLANLVTANLAGSASTVLAVGSPFGREATGLARVLSKLRAA; via the coding sequence ATGCGCATCGACTCGGGCGAGATTGTCTTTCTCTTCGGAGGACAGGGCTCCCAGCTCTACCGCATGGGCGAGGAGCTCTACCGCCAGAACCCCGTCTTCCATCACTGGATGGAGCGCGGCGACGCGGTCATCCGGCGAATCACCGGGCGCTCGTTCCTCCACGAGCTCTACGAAGCCCCGCACCGCATCAGCGAGGACTTCGACGACCTGGAGCTCACCCACCCGGCCATCTTCGTCTACGAGTACGCGCTGGCCGCCTCGCTCATCGACGCCGGCATCCGCCCCTCCGCGGTGCTGGGCGCGAGCCTGGGCGAGGTCGCCGCGTGCGCCATCGCGGGCGCCTGCACCTTCGACGACGTCCTCCCGGCCCTCGGGCAACAGGCCCTCGCGCTTCAGCGAGGCTGTCGCGCGGGCGGAATGATGGCCCTCATGGCGGACCCCGCGACGTTCAACGAGTCCCCCGTGCTCCCCCGCCGCTCGGCGCTCGCGGGCATCCTGGGCCCCACGCACTACGTCATCGCCGTCCCCGACATGTGGATGGAGGACGTGGAGGCCCACCTGCGCGCCCGGAAGTTCCTCTACAGCCTGCTCCCCGTGCGCCAGCCCTTCCACTCGCCCTGGGTGGAGCCGCTGCCCGCGGGCGCGTCCGCCGCGCTCCTCCAGGTCCCCTTCTCGCCTCCGCGCATCAAGGTCTTCTCCAGCCGCACCGCGGGCCAGGTCCTCGCCCCCGATGCCTCGCACCTGCTGCGCGCGGCGCTGGACCCGATGCGCTTCCGCGACGCCATCCTCGAAGTGGAGACCCTGGGGCCCTCGCGCTACGTGGACGTCACCCCATCGGGGACCCTCGCGAACCTGGTCACCGCGAACCTCGCGGGCTCCGCGTCCACCGTGCTCGCCGTGGGCTCGCCCTTCGGCCGGGAGGCCACGGGACTGGCGCGGGTGCTCTCCAAGCTCCGCGCCGCCTGA